CATTGCAAGCCACCTTTCTTTGTTACCTTGAAATCACCCCATTTATTTGcttatttctttgtttggttATCCGTTTCCTTCGTTTTTAAATGATTCCTTTCTATGTCAGAGATAACCCCAGAATATTCTGATCTGTTATGTTCTGTTTGATTCTAATATCTTATGTCTTTcccgaattttatttatttatttattttgtatttattaggggctatcctcttcttcatctgcGTTTTCGGGGAAACAGCGTGCACCAAATTCGCATCTTTCGTCAAATAAGGAGCAATTCGCCCCGAGATTCGACGGCCTAAGATTCATCGAGACCTTGGTCACTGCCCACAGATGAGCTGGCCTTATAAGCCGTGCCTTCTCTTTCTGCATATGGATTTACTATTCCCATTGGCTTCGTGATATGTAATTGGAGAGCAACCAATTTCTTTCTCGGCTCGTTTTCGCATTTGTCTTTCTTGGGGGGTTAGGGAGGGGTTGGGTAATTGACAGTTTGATATGCTTACTTCAACCCCAAAAATGGTATTCTGGTCCCAATTTTTGTCAATCTCTTTGATTCGTAATTTAATTGACATTTGAAccttatattaaaatttattatatgacCAATATCTGTACTTGAAGGCAATGATTTATTTTCCCTATTCTTTATTcagcctttttctctttttgggaAATAAAAATTGTTACTTTCTTGTGAGTTTGTCAATGGGGGTAATGGGTTATCTTTCTCAGGACTAAACATGAAATTCACTCATCTATCCTACACATTCTGAATTTGAACTCCAAATGAGAGTAGCTGTTAGCCGTTAGGTGTTTGATTAAATGCTGGATCAGATCAGATGGTGGATGgaatattaaatttttgaataaataagtttttaaaaatgagtTTCACAAGTTtcgtaaaaattttatttgagtttGCGAATGGAAGTCTTTGGAATTCTGTGTACTAATACGTGATTATCTAATTTAATtgattataaagttaaattttaataaaaattatgttaatttaaattttaaaagtaaaaattttatgtataattatttttacgtattttttttatatattttattaatataattgattaaaaaataaaaatagaataattgataattgatatgtaaatttgttcatctgcatcaaaactcttttttattagctgtttcaaactttcaaaaaaatttccCTTGAAATATTCTTGCGGTGCTCGACCTGGAGTAATTAAGGCTTTTAGATTATAAGtaacaaaattaaacaaaatattattataatataatttttaatattaattttttaaaaaaattaaaaaaattgtattatttattataatttatataaaaatttaaaaaaattataataattatataatataaaatgaaataatttgatttaatataACCAAATCAATCTTAATTATTGACTTTCAGTTCaacaactaaaaataaataaattacaatgaaataaaagtaggaacttgtattaaaaaaaaaaatgaaataaaggaaTATTCTCCTCACTATTGTAATATATCCTTAATTATGAATATACCAAGGCATGAAAAAGAATATACCTGTTGGTGTTGGCTGCGGTTAAATAAGATCGGTTGtcaacttcaaaaaataaaataaaaaataaaaagatcggTTGTCGGAGATGGTTAGCTGGCTGAGGCCTGAAATGCTGATGGTTGCAAAAAGTTGGTAATTTGTTTAGAAGGGTAGATGAAATAAGCacctgtttttttattttttattttttttaatgtcactagtaattaataacataatttccTTATCATCGTAATTCTGAGGTGGCAGTCATGACATGCGACTTCTACTATGTTCATAACATCTATGAGAGACAATAATTTAGTTATTTAGGTTCATGCATGGTTGTGGCCAACTGTACGGTGAACATgaacaaatattattattattattattttaaatctaaTGTCCATCATCGTACCATCGCTAACTATATGAACAGAAGGACAGCAGCCCTTAATTATCACGTTAGTATATAAGGACGGACAAGAAACAAGTAACATAGACGCTACGAACTCGGAATGAGACAAAGCATAATTAcgtttatattttcttaaattataaaaaaaatatttgaattaagaagttataaaaataaatattcatcttaatttaatttacaaTCTCGTTTCgttacacaaatgagatgaattaaaaattaaaagttgaataaaatattaataaaatataaatttttaatattatttttattttaaaaattttaaaaaattaaattatttattatattttatataaaaatttaaaaaaaattatattaataaaatgagacGAGATACTAAATTtgtttagaaaaattctaaacataggCTTCATGCTCCTATACACCGCTTAAAAACaggataaaaaagtaaaatcacaTGTTTTTAAGTGGTGTGCAGATTGTGGGGCTTTTGTGTAGAATGACTCATTTGTTTAATTTAGGAAGGAGAAGACATATGGTAGTAGTTGGTGGGGGCGGAACCCATTGGAAAAATGCCTGCttcatcatgcaaaaatctttgTTGTGTTGCATGTGGCTGGGTGATGTACCTAACTACCCACGAGGACAATGAGAAGGACATTCTAAAATGTGTGGAGCGGGCGTTTTCTTAACGTTACCTCTGAAAGGCCTCCCCGCATAGACTTGTTGTGTCGTAACCTGACTTTAGAAAACAACAGCTGGGCAGGAAAGAAGAAGCCTCGTCCTGTATTATTGTTCAGTGCAATATGCATTGAGGGAAGGCGGGCCCCTGGGGAAACTGCATCTGCATCTGCATCTGCCAAAATTCCGTACAAACTTCTCTGGGCCACAATATTAGTGAGTGAGGAGGCCTTTGGACCCCGACTTCCTTTTTGTTGGATTGGCCGACTTCCTTTTTGTTGGATTGGCAGTACAGCCACAGctctctatttgaaaaaatcaacctttcaaaatgtatttttaattcaaacctgtaagatatataaagatattatataaaataaatttataaattgatataattttaaaaaatttattaaatttattttataaaattaattaaattatatcaatttataaatttaattttatataattttttttaactaaaataattTGTTGAAGTGATTATGAATTGTGACAGCTAGCGCTATTATTCATATCCAGTAACAGTTGTTTGGAGAAGTTGGAGCCACTAATTATGAGCTCTTGAACTTAATTCATATAGACAATGATGAGGTTAAAAAATCATGACAGTAATGATATTTCATacgattttctttcttttttttttttttttttattctcgcTTCTCTTCTCTACCGTCCCTTTTTGATCATTTGTTGTTATTTAATTAAtcgaaataattttatatttcaaaaactCGTATAAAATCTCAGAGAAagctactatttatttatttatttttgatgggaAAGCTGCTCTAGTTGATGGAATACAGGTCGTTTGTTGGTATCATTAAACTTGGAACCGCCCGAGACGTTTCACACCGTTCAGTTAATGTGAACCGCAAGGCAAGACGTTACCGGTCGCTTTCTCTCCCATCGTGTCGTTGAtaattggtttaaaaaaaaaaaaaaaaaaaggaaaatatctACCTCCGGAAGGTTGGTTTTAACACGTGAGTGAATAATGGCCTAAAGTGTGTAgtgtttgtgtatatatatatatatatgaaaattttatttaacattcTTATACTCCACAcaagatatttattttaattttttttaattttttatcataaatatgtaatgtataaataataaatagaacaattcaattagtttaataaaaataatataaaataaaaataatagtaaaatatataaaatatgtgatataaGATGATGTGtaaaattctttatatatatatatttatgaaaaatgatgaaTGTATGTCcgttttcataatattttatacaataatattttaaataagagaatatttttataaattatcttataaaattaatattattttataaaaatattcttattttataaaatataaaatatattgtgaGATGGGctgtatagtttttttttttttttaatgggaatTGCTTAATCTATCGATAGTAGATGGTcgccaccttttttttttttttttttaactgaatagttaagtaaatattttttaataaatttcctttttttatttcttttttaaatttttttagtaaatttaaaaaaaaaatttaaaatatgccTATTTTTCAGTGGACTCACAGTCTCACAGAGGAGAGCAGCACCGTCCTTTTTGACGCCACGGGGCCTACAAACCCACGTGAATCACTGAATTAGAGGCCTGCATATCAAATCTTGAGGTGACTAGGAAATGAGAGACAACTCAACCACCCGGATGTTGCCACATTTGGCATGACAGTCTAGGTGGCAGTACAAATGGCACGTCTTCGGTGAACACTCTTCTAGCGGGAAGCTAACCGACCTCGACATCTGTCAGCGGCCAAGGCAGGGAGAGATTTCCTCTTGAACTGAAGTTGATAACTACACAGGTGATCTTCTATGATCTTTTTGTAAACTAATTGCGAGAAAATTTTGGGTTCTGGTTTCTCTATAACGTGGTCTATCCGTTGATGCTATCCGAAATCAAGTTGAGAGATTTTCTTAGTTTGTCATGATTCTCAAAGTAAATATTCAGGTTTGTGTATAAACAGTCGGTAACGTTAGGTGTACCGTTTACTGATCGCTGGTCTATCTTTGTTTCTAACCTTCTCCTCTGGTTTGTAGTTTGTGATCATGGGTGTCTTTaaatttgcttttcttttagctgtcTGTGTCATTAGCTGAAGTGTTTTTTCTTATGCTGTTGTTTTAAAGTCAGAAAATTGGTTGGTTATAATAGAGTAGGAGTCTTCTTAAAGTTAAGATTCTAAATTTGTCTTCTTTGTTGTCGTGCTTGAAAGATGCAACCTCTGAATTGACCTGAAAAGCCCAACTTTGCCTTCTCTATTACAACaatgttttttgtttgttaCAAGCAGTTTCTGATTTATCTAATTACTCAATAAAAACTATGCTGCAAGGGCATCTTGTTTACGGTAATGAGAAATTTTGGCAcgaattttttaattgaaagaCCGATAACTGAATGTGGTTGATTGGCTGTGAGAAGATAGTAGCAAGAATGATAGAATGGAAGTGACCTAATTGCATAACTGGGTAAAGTCAAGCCCTTTACCAAAGTTGTTTATCTCTATCAACTAGAATCTGATAGTTCGATGCTGGGAAAGTTATGGGTTACCAAAGTTATGGGTTTTAAAGTCACTATCTAGTTGGATGAAATCATCTGAATTTGATCATAATTTTCcattgagaaatgatttttacagtcggtaaatgcagtcggcgtgcagtcgctttaaaaaaaatgaattaatatgagacttatataaaaaaaaaaaatatttttataacttttttttattcattctgtataaccatgaaaaaaaatatatttttataatttttttttatttattccgtacagctGACTGCATGCCGACTGTATTTCTCGACTGCGTCTAGCAAAGCCCTTTTCCATTATATGGATTAGCATGTGcctgaaatttttatttattatgcagAAGGTTTCGTGAACTTCTTTGGCTATTCGCTTCAGACCAAGTGCATTATTGATGGCCACTGTGACCACCTCCCACTTTGTATCAAGAACTTCCCATGTCAACTGTCATGGAAGTTCAACTTCAGAAACTAAAGCAAACTTGGCACAGATTGGCCTTAGGAGCCAAGCGATGACCCATAATGGGTTAAGATCTTTGAACAAGTTGGATATGCTACAGATGAGAACAGATGCAAAAGCAATTACCAGGAAAGCAAGAAGCAAAGTTAGGAACACTGAGAACGATAGGCCTGCTGGGAATATTATATGTGGACAAGGAATGAACTTGATCTTTGTAGGAGCTGAGGTAGGTCCATGGAGCAAAACCGGTGGACTGGGTGATGTTCTTGGAGGTCTGCCACCGGCTATGGCGGTAAGCAGAGTTCTCTTTTacctttttctctcttattattGCTTGATTTGTAGTTGTAACTTGTAGCTTTTCATCTATAAGTGGGGATGTATGGTTGGATGAGTATGTTTGACGAATTATTATGACTAATTAATGTCTAGGCTAAGGGGCACCGGGTTATGACTGTCTCTCCACGCTATGACCAGTACAAAGATGCATGGGACACTAATGTACTAGTTGAGGTAAATATTTAGAGTTATGTACTTGGAGAATCTCCCTATTCAGAGGGATACGAATTCATACTGatttttttgtcatatgcagATAAAAGTTGGGGATAGGATTGAAACTGTTCGCTTCTTTCATTGCTACAAACGAGGTGTTGACCGAGTATTTGTGGATCACCCAATGTTCCTTGCGAAGGTTAAAACTTGTTTGATTTCTTAGGAACCAAAATCTTGAGTATAGGCCATGCTATTAGAATGGTGGAATACTCGTATGATGTTTGACTTTCTGTAAACTCAAGGTATGGGGCAAAACTGGATCCAAAATCTATGGCCCTAGGACTGGAATGGATTACCAGGATAACCAACTTCGTTTCAGCTTGTTGTGCCAGGTAACTTATCCTTTGTTCCCCTTTTTAGTTTACCATTGAAAAACGCATTAAAATTGACTTTTCATACAGCAAAGGGAGCTTGGCATTCCATTGCGGAGTTTGTCCATGACAGAGTCTAATGAGATATGAAGagaagttaaaaacacaaatgTAAAAAGTTATCCCAACTATCCGTCAACTCTAAAGCTATAGacggaaaaaaaaattgtttcacAATTTAAACCGAATGAATTTTGTTAGTGTTGCTTGTAATAAACTGGCAAAGAGCTGTTACATGCTATATGTTATTGCTCTGCCAACTTTTAGGGTGTTTTTCTACTAGTGATTAGTTGCTTCGCGTAATGTTTAAGTGCATTAATATGACATCTTTAAACCAAGAAATGATTCAGACTAGCCATGTTGGTTCCCGTCTCACCATGCTTTGGCGTGTACGTGTAGTCTGATAGCTGATCAACCTGATAGTTATCAACTTTGTCATTAAGGATAGCTTGAACTCACCATTTTCTACCTTTCAGGCTGCTCTGGAGGCACCCAGGGTTCTGAACCTAAACAACAGTGAATATTTCTCAGGACCATATGGTGTGGACCCCTTCTTTGTTCCTTAAAACTTATTTCTGTTGATATATAGCTTCATTGAGGATAATATTTTCTGCCCCTTGCAGGAGAGGATGTTATCTTCATTGCTAATGATTGGCACGCTGCCCTTCTTCCATGCTACCTAAAAACCATGTACAAACCAAGGGGGATTTATAAAAGTGCCAAGGTAAGGTACCCTTGCTTCAAATTGTGTCCTATGGAATTGCTTCAAATTACATTCTGTGGGAGCTGACACAACTTGATAATAATAGCAGGTTGCTTTCTGCATCCACAACATAGCCTACCAGGGCAGATTTGCCCTTTCAGACTTCTCACTTCTCAATCTGCCTGATCAATTCAAGGGTTCTCTTGACTTCATTGACGGGTAAGTCATTTAATGATTCTTAATTCCAATAAAACACGGATTTTCCAACTTACATGATTTGGTAAATTATTCCTGTAGCTCAgcgttttgtttatttttgttttgcaggCATGAAAAGCCAGTGAAGGGAAGGaaaatgaattggatgaaggcCGGAATTTTGGAATCAGACAGGGTCTTAACTGTGAGCCCATACTATGCCCAGGAACTTGTTTCTGGAATTGAAAAAGGTGTGGAGTTGGATAACATCATTCGTAAGACTGGCATCACTGGTATTGTGAATGGGATGGATGTTCAAGAGTGGAACCCAGCCTCCGACAAGTACATAGATGTTAAATACGATGCCACAACTGTAAGTAACTGATAAAACAACTCAGAGCTCCCTCATACATCTGGCTTCAAAAATCAGAACTTATGGGTATTGTGATTTTCAGATCATGGATGCAAAGCCTCTTTTGAAGGAAGCACTTCAAGCAGAAGTTGGGTTGCCTGTTGACAGAAATATCCCTCTCATAGGCTTCATTGGAAGACTAGAAGAGCAGAAAGGTTCAGATATTCTTGCAGCAGCTATTCCAAAGTTCATTGGGGAGGATGTTCAAATCTTGGTCCTTGTAAGTACCTGGCCAATTTTGTTCTCCTAAATTATATGCTGCAACAGGCACAATATTGAGTTTGATAATGGCACCTGTTGTTTTTCTCAGGGAACGGGCAAAAAGCCCATGGAGAAGCAAATTGAACAGCTGGAGATAATGTATCCCAACCAAGCCAGGGGAGTGGCAAAATTCAATGCCCCCTTAGCTCATAAGATTATTGCTGGGGCTGATTTTATGCTCCTCCCAAGTAGATTTGAACCATGTGGTCTCATTCAGTTGCATGCTATGCGATATGGAACGGTAGAGCatgctattttttaaaaattattctctTTCGTTATGCGTTTGTATGTTCAGCTAGCACTATGACTTCACTTGAAAATTTTCGCATAGATTAGTCTGATTATCAGTAGTGGTGTAACTTTGCAACAGGTGCCTATTTGTGCCTCAACTGGTGGACTTGTTGACACTGTCAAAGAAGGTTTTACCGGATTTCAGATGGGGGCTTTCAATGTCGAAGTATGAAAATCAGTTTTCCTGCTTTTCTGTGATATGCAGGGGCAGAATTTCTCCATTCCTTTACCATACTTACATGGAAACTAATGTGTCTATGTTGCCGGGATGCTTTACAGTGTGACGCAGTTGATCCAGCTGATGTGAATGCAATAGCAACAACTGTCAAGAGAGCTCTTGTAACCTATGGCACCCCTGCGTTGAAAGATATGA
This Carya illinoinensis cultivar Pawnee chromosome 11, C.illinoinensisPawnee_v1, whole genome shotgun sequence DNA region includes the following protein-coding sequences:
- the LOC122280656 gene encoding uncharacterized protein LOC122280656, giving the protein MKGSCTLVASMLAASTVALRSSSSSGDPDPTFVYPSSNEGLSSSSSAFSGKQRAPNSHLSSNKEQFAPRFDGLRFIETLVTAHR
- the LOC122282708 gene encoding granule-bound starch synthase 1, chloroplastic/amyloplastic-like isoform X1 encodes the protein MATVTTSHFVSRTSHVNCHGSSTSETKANLAQIGLRSQAMTHNGLRSLNKLDMLQMRTDAKAITRKARSKVRNTENDRPAGNIICGQGMNLIFVGAEVGPWSKTGGLGDVLGGLPPAMAAKGHRVMTVSPRYDQYKDAWDTNVLVEIKVGDRIETVRFFHCYKRGVDRVFVDHPMFLAKVWGKTGSKIYGPRTGMDYQDNQLRFSLLCQAALEAPRVLNLNNSEYFSGPYGEDVIFIANDWHAALLPCYLKTMYKPRGIYKSAKQVAFCIHNIAYQGRFALSDFSLLNLPDQFKGSLDFIDGHEKPVKGRKMNWMKAGILESDRVLTVSPYYAQELVSGIEKGVELDNIIRKTGITGIVNGMDVQEWNPASDKYIDVKYDATTIMDAKPLLKEALQAEVGLPVDRNIPLIGFIGRLEEQKGSDILAAAIPKFIGEDVQILVLGTGKKPMEKQIEQLEIMYPNQARGVAKFNAPLAHKIIAGADFMLLPSRFEPCGLIQLHAMRYGTVPICASTGGLVDTVKEGFTGFQMGAFNVECDAVDPADVNAIATTVKRALVTYGTPALKDMIQNCMAQDFSWKGPARLWEKMLTSLEVSGSEPGIEGEEIAPLAKENVAAP
- the LOC122282708 gene encoding granule-bound starch synthase 1, chloroplastic/amyloplastic-like isoform X2 — protein: MATVTTSHFVSRTSHVNCHGSSTSETKANLAQIGLRSQAMTHNGLRSLNKLDMLQMRTDAKAITRKARSKVRNTENDRPAGNIICGQGMNLIFVGAEVGPWSKTGGLGDVLGGLPPAMAAKGHRVMTVSPRYDQYKDAWDTNVLVEIKVGDRIETVRFFHCYKRGVDRVFVDHPMFLAKVWGKTGSKIYGPRTGMDYQDNQLRFSLLCQAALEAPRVLNLNNSEYFSGPYGEDVIFIANDWHAALLPCYLKTMYKPRGIYKSAKVAFCIHNIAYQGRFALSDFSLLNLPDQFKGSLDFIDGHEKPVKGRKMNWMKAGILESDRVLTVSPYYAQELVSGIEKGVELDNIIRKTGITGIVNGMDVQEWNPASDKYIDVKYDATTIMDAKPLLKEALQAEVGLPVDRNIPLIGFIGRLEEQKGSDILAAAIPKFIGEDVQILVLGTGKKPMEKQIEQLEIMYPNQARGVAKFNAPLAHKIIAGADFMLLPSRFEPCGLIQLHAMRYGTVPICASTGGLVDTVKEGFTGFQMGAFNVECDAVDPADVNAIATTVKRALVTYGTPALKDMIQNCMAQDFSWKGPARLWEKMLTSLEVSGSEPGIEGEEIAPLAKENVAAP